The Hymenobacter sp. 5317J-9 genome has a window encoding:
- a CDS encoding carboxymuconolactone decarboxylase family protein, protein MSQVTEFNEYRQRMNATIMAADNKVIKRFFNLDTNTYAAGALDVKTKEMLGLACSMVLRCDDCIKYHVGKCFEEKLTDEEIYEVFAIANIIGGSIVIPHFRRAVEYWEILKAEAGSEARAGEQADLAAHKAAHGNEPAA, encoded by the coding sequence ATGTCTCAAGTAACCGAATTTAACGAGTACCGCCAGCGGATGAACGCCACCATCATGGCGGCCGACAACAAAGTCATCAAGCGGTTTTTCAACCTCGATACCAACACCTACGCGGCCGGCGCGCTCGACGTGAAAACCAAGGAAATGTTGGGCCTGGCCTGCTCCATGGTGCTGCGCTGCGACGACTGCATTAAGTACCACGTGGGCAAGTGCTTTGAGGAAAAGCTCACCGACGAGGAGATTTACGAAGTGTTTGCCATTGCCAACATCATCGGCGGCAGCATCGTGATTCCGCACTTCCGCCGCGCGGTGGAGTACTGGGAAATCCTGAAAGCGGAAGCGGGCAGCGAGGCCCGGGCCGGCGAACAGGCCGACCTGGCCGCTCACAAAGCCGCGCACGGCAACGAGCCCGCCGCATGA
- a CDS encoding phosphoribosyltransferase family protein — protein sequence MLRTLWNDFVGLIYPRLCLACQEPLVSGENHLCTGCRAELPYTDFHRLPPDQNPLGRRFWGKLPIRHALSYLRFVRHGRVQHLLHELKYQGQRDVGTALGQLYGAELHAAGLAADFDLVVPVPLHPKKLAKRGYNQAAAFASGLSDGLKVPAGITTLRRNTNTKTQTKKNRAQRWENVATVFEVEDSAPIIGRRILVVDDVLTTGATLEACGAVLLAAGAAEVSIATIACADR from the coding sequence ATGCTTCGCACCCTGTGGAATGATTTCGTCGGCCTCATCTACCCGCGCCTGTGCCTGGCGTGCCAGGAGCCGCTGGTGTCCGGCGAAAACCACCTCTGCACCGGCTGCCGGGCCGAGCTGCCCTATACCGATTTCCACCGCCTGCCGCCCGACCAAAACCCGCTGGGCCGCCGCTTCTGGGGCAAGCTGCCCATTCGCCATGCCCTGAGCTACCTGCGCTTCGTGCGCCACGGCCGGGTGCAGCATCTGCTGCACGAGCTCAAATACCAGGGCCAGCGCGACGTGGGCACCGCCCTAGGCCAGCTCTACGGGGCCGAGCTGCACGCCGCCGGTCTGGCTGCCGATTTCGACCTGGTGGTGCCCGTGCCGCTGCACCCTAAGAAGCTGGCGAAGCGCGGCTACAACCAGGCCGCAGCATTTGCCTCCGGATTATCCGATGGCCTGAAAGTGCCAGCAGGTATCACCACCCTCCGCCGCAACACCAACACCAAGACCCAAACCAAAAAGAACCGCGCCCAACGCTGGGAAAACGTGGCTACTGTGTTTGAGGTGGAAGACTCCGCACCCATTATTGGTCGCCGCATCCTGGTAGTCGACGACGTGCTCACCACCGGCGCCACCCTCGAAGCCTGCGGCGCCGTGCTGCTGGCGGCCGGCGCGGCCGAGGTCAGCATCGCGACAATCGCCTGCGCCGATAGGTAA
- a CDS encoding SUMF1/EgtB/PvdO family nonheme iron enzyme translates to MKLTNYLRLSVLGLVVLASCGKKGPPTAQKPGKYSSTTGIEYNTEKGMAVANFKKIPEGPGLVFIEGGRTVLGSQEEDVTQTHDNIERTVTIASFYMDEAEVANIHWLEYLHFIRADSAEEFYRSALPDTTVWARDLSFNDPYVTYYLRYPGFRYFPVVGVSWLQADDYCTWRTAKVNERLASGGDAKPGGGKGLFGKKKDKATGEGAAAGAEGTTGAAGALADGKSGVSIEKGNTLPNYRLPTEAEWEYAAQALVGTQEVGNENQEEKRIYPWDGKSTRNAYGKKQGQFLANFKRGRGDYAGIAGSLNDGAMITEYIYSYPPNDYGLYNMAGNVNEWVQDVYRPLSFQDVEDLNPFRRNGVGDPAEKYDKKGYQSLIDDHVRVYKGGSWRDVAYWLSPGTRRFMAEDSATATIGFRCAMINAGSNK, encoded by the coding sequence ATGAAATTAACCAATTATCTACGCCTATCCGTGCTTGGCCTGGTAGTCTTGGCGAGCTGCGGCAAGAAAGGCCCGCCCACGGCCCAGAAACCGGGTAAATATTCTTCTACGACGGGTATTGAATATAATACGGAGAAAGGCATGGCCGTCGCCAACTTCAAGAAAATCCCCGAAGGCCCCGGCCTGGTGTTCATTGAAGGCGGCCGCACGGTGCTGGGTTCGCAAGAAGAGGACGTAACCCAGACTCACGACAACATCGAGCGCACGGTGACCATCGCCTCGTTCTACATGGACGAAGCCGAGGTAGCCAACATTCACTGGCTGGAATACCTGCACTTCATTCGCGCCGACTCGGCCGAGGAATTTTACCGCTCGGCCCTGCCCGACACCACGGTGTGGGCCCGCGACCTGTCGTTCAACGACCCCTACGTGACGTACTACCTGCGTTACCCCGGCTTCCGCTACTTCCCCGTGGTGGGCGTGAGCTGGCTGCAGGCCGATGACTACTGCACCTGGCGTACGGCCAAGGTAAACGAGCGTCTGGCCTCGGGCGGCGATGCCAAGCCCGGCGGAGGCAAAGGCCTCTTCGGCAAGAAGAAAGACAAAGCCACCGGCGAAGGCGCCGCAGCTGGTGCCGAAGGAACCACGGGTGCAGCTGGTGCTCTGGCCGACGGCAAAAGCGGTGTTTCCATCGAAAAAGGCAACACGCTGCCCAACTACCGCCTCCCCACCGAGGCCGAGTGGGAATACGCCGCGCAGGCCCTCGTGGGCACCCAGGAAGTGGGCAACGAAAACCAAGAAGAGAAGCGCATTTACCCGTGGGATGGCAAATCGACCCGCAATGCCTACGGCAAGAAGCAGGGCCAGTTCCTGGCCAACTTCAAGCGCGGCCGCGGCGACTACGCCGGTATTGCCGGCAGCCTGAACGACGGCGCTATGATTACGGAGTACATCTACTCCTACCCGCCGAACGACTACGGCCTGTATAACATGGCCGGCAACGTGAACGAGTGGGTGCAGGACGTGTACCGCCCCCTGTCGTTCCAAGACGTAGAAGACCTGAACCCCTTCCGTCGCAACGGCGTGGGTGACCCTGCCGAGAAGTACGACAAGAAAGGCTACCAGTCCTTGATTGACGACCACGTGCGCGTGTACAAAGGCGGTTCGTGGCGCGATGTGGCCTACTGGCTCTCGCCCGGCACGCGCCGCTTCATGGCCGAAGACTCGGCCACGGCTACCATTGGTTTCCGTTGCGCGATGATTAACGCCGGCTCGAACAAGTAA